A region of Mesorhizobium sp. M3A.F.Ca.ET.080.04.2.1 DNA encodes the following proteins:
- the pncA gene encoding bifunctional nicotinamidase/pyrazinamidase, whose product MAEEALIVIDLQNDFCPGGALAVAGGDEIVPLVNDLIRRSEHVVLTQDWHPAGHSSFASSHPGKQPFEAVEMPYGPQTLWPDHCIQGSLGSDFHSGLAWTKAELVIRKGFRTAIDSYSAFFENDHTTPTGLAGYLKERGIEAVTLAGLATDFCVAFSALDAVKQGFRTTVRLDACRGIDLNGSVNTMLSRMRDAGVMLEDHLAD is encoded by the coding sequence ATGGCCGAGGAAGCGCTCATCGTCATCGACCTGCAGAACGACTTCTGTCCCGGCGGCGCGCTGGCGGTCGCCGGCGGCGACGAGATCGTGCCCTTAGTCAACGACCTGATCCGGCGGTCCGAGCATGTCGTGCTGACGCAGGACTGGCACCCGGCCGGCCATTCGAGCTTCGCCTCCAGCCATCCGGGCAAGCAGCCCTTCGAGGCCGTCGAAATGCCTTACGGGCCGCAGACGCTTTGGCCGGACCATTGCATCCAGGGCAGCCTCGGTTCCGATTTCCATTCAGGCCTCGCCTGGACCAAGGCCGAGCTGGTGATCCGCAAAGGTTTTCGCACGGCAATCGACAGCTACTCGGCTTTCTTCGAGAACGATCATACGACGCCGACGGGCCTCGCCGGCTATCTTAAGGAACGGGGGATCGAGGCGGTCACTTTGGCAGGCCTTGCCACCGACTTCTGCGTTGCCTTCTCGGCGCTCGATGCGGTGAAGCAGGGCTTCAGGACGACCGTGCGGCTCGACGCCTGCCGCGGCATCGATCTCAACGGGTCGGTCAATACGATGCTCTCACGCATGCGCGATGCCGGCGTGATGCTCGAAGACCATTTGGCGGACTGA
- a CDS encoding sodium:proton antiporter, whose translation MAGALAAGAIAAAMTVFPQPAFAAEAHDLPGAAMSLWWALPFAGLLLSIATGPLLFAHLWEHHYGKIAATWAALAVVPLALAFGLPSASAAVLHTVLTEYLSFIILLFALFTISGGILVAGNIHGTPLVNAGLLLVGAILASVIGTTGASMILIRPILRANDNRPFNAHVVIFFIFLVSNIGGSLTPLGDPPLFVGFLRGVDFFWTTVHILPDTLFVGGLVLAVFLAIDILLHRREAGAPKIKDPTPDTKVRIRGLPNVPLLAGVIGAILLSASWKPGVSIPVLGVHLELQNVVRDAIILITAFVSLAVSRKEYRAANGFNWGPIAEVAKLFAGIFICIVPVIAILRAGMDGALAPLVSLVTSADGQPNDLAYFWLTGGLSSFLDNAPTYLVFFELAGGDAQHLMTEAASTLAAISAGAVFMGANTYIGNAPNFMVYAIARHSGVKMPGFFAYMAWSGLVLIPAFLIAGFLFFG comes from the coding sequence ATGGCGGGAGCTTTGGCTGCGGGCGCGATTGCCGCGGCCATGACGGTTTTTCCGCAACCAGCCTTCGCCGCCGAGGCGCACGACCTCCCCGGCGCCGCGATGTCGCTCTGGTGGGCGCTGCCCTTTGCGGGACTGCTGCTGTCGATCGCGACAGGACCGTTATTGTTTGCGCATCTCTGGGAGCACCACTACGGCAAGATCGCCGCCACCTGGGCCGCACTTGCCGTCGTTCCGCTTGCTCTTGCCTTCGGCCTCCCGTCGGCAAGCGCGGCGGTGCTGCACACGGTGCTTACCGAGTATCTTTCCTTCATCATCCTTTTGTTCGCGCTGTTCACCATTTCCGGCGGCATCCTCGTTGCCGGCAACATTCACGGCACGCCGCTGGTCAATGCCGGCCTGCTGCTTGTCGGCGCGATCCTGGCCTCGGTGATCGGCACGACCGGCGCCTCGATGATCCTGATCCGGCCGATCCTGCGCGCCAACGACAACCGGCCGTTCAACGCGCATGTGGTGATCTTCTTCATCTTCCTGGTGTCCAACATCGGCGGCTCGCTGACGCCGCTCGGCGACCCGCCGCTGTTCGTCGGCTTCCTGCGCGGCGTCGACTTCTTCTGGACCACGGTGCACATTCTGCCCGACACGCTGTTCGTCGGCGGCCTGGTGCTCGCGGTGTTCCTGGCGATCGACATTCTCTTGCACCGACGCGAGGCCGGCGCGCCCAAGATCAAGGACCCGACCCCGGACACCAAGGTGCGCATCCGTGGCCTGCCCAATGTGCCGCTGCTTGCCGGCGTCATCGGCGCGATCCTGCTATCCGCGAGCTGGAAGCCGGGCGTTAGTATCCCGGTCCTCGGCGTTCACCTCGAGCTGCAGAACGTCGTGCGCGATGCAATCATCCTGATCACCGCCTTCGTCTCGCTCGCCGTCTCGCGCAAGGAGTATCGCGCCGCGAACGGGTTCAACTGGGGGCCTATAGCCGAGGTGGCTAAGCTCTTTGCCGGCATCTTCATCTGCATCGTGCCGGTCATCGCCATCCTGCGGGCCGGGATGGACGGCGCGCTGGCGCCGCTGGTTTCGCTGGTCACGTCGGCCGATGGCCAGCCCAATGACCTCGCCTATTTCTGGCTGACCGGAGGGCTGTCATCCTTCCTCGACAACGCGCCGACCTATCTGGTGTTCTTCGAGCTGGCCGGCGGCGATGCGCAGCACCTGATGACCGAGGCCGCATCGACGCTCGCCGCAATTTCGGCCGGCGCCGTGTTCATGGGCGCCAACACCTATATCGGCAATGCGCCGAACTTCATGGTCTACGCCATTGCCCGACACAGCGGCGTGAAGATGCCCGGCTTCTTCGCCTACATGGCTTGGTCGGGCCTGGTGCTGATTCCGGCCTTTTTGATCGCGGGATTTTTGTTTTTCGGGTGA
- a CDS encoding ABC transporter ATP-binding protein has protein sequence MADPLMVDPLMVDQGLLSISGLECFYGEVQVLYGLDLVLNKGEVLCLFGRNGAGKTTTLKAIMGLVPAAAGSIRLDGKELTGLAAHDVPKAGVAYVPQGRRLFAEMSVAENIEIGLMARGKGKATRDKVLDLFPLLRERLKQRSGTLSGGEQQMLAMARALCLEPQVLLLDEPTEGLMPSMIAKIRETVAKLRGLGVSTVLVEQRVDAVLSVADRVCFIENGRNRETVDVEELRADPSAVRRYVGVG, from the coding sequence ATGGCTGATCCGCTCATGGTCGATCCCCTCATGGTCGACCAAGGTCTGCTCTCCATATCCGGGCTCGAATGCTTCTACGGCGAGGTCCAGGTGCTTTACGGCCTCGACCTGGTCCTCAACAAGGGCGAGGTGCTTTGCCTGTTCGGCCGCAACGGCGCCGGCAAGACGACGACGCTGAAGGCGATCATGGGACTGGTGCCGGCGGCGGCCGGCTCGATCAGGCTGGACGGCAAGGAGCTGACCGGGCTTGCCGCGCATGACGTGCCGAAGGCCGGCGTCGCCTATGTGCCGCAGGGCAGGCGGCTGTTCGCCGAGATGAGCGTGGCGGAAAACATCGAGATCGGGTTGATGGCGCGCGGCAAGGGCAAGGCGACGCGCGACAAAGTGCTCGATCTCTTCCCCTTGCTCAGGGAGCGGCTGAAACAGCGTTCCGGCACGCTGTCCGGCGGCGAACAGCAGATGCTTGCCATGGCGCGCGCGCTCTGCCTCGAGCCGCAGGTGCTGCTGCTCGACGAGCCGACCGAAGGGCTGATGCCGTCGATGATCGCCAAGATCCGCGAGACGGTGGCCAAGCTGCGCGGGCTCGGCGTCTCGACGGTCCTGGTCGAGCAGCGCGTCGACGCCGTGCTGTCGGTCGCCGACCGCGTCTGCTTCATCGAGAACGGCCGCAACCGCGAGACGGTCGACGTCGAGGAGCTGCGTGCCGATCCGTCGGCAGTCCGGCGATATGTGGGGGTTGGATAA
- a CDS encoding ABC transporter ATP-binding protein: protein MMPLLTTKGLSRHFGGLRAVDGVDFALMPGEIRAIIGPNGAGKTTFVSLLSGRIQPSSGMILFDGADITSMAAYRRVRLGVAYTFQITSVLANLTAFDNVALPVQRTLTDGRSKGAVRTGVMAALERTGLADRAGTLAGHLSYGHQRLLEVAMGLALKPRLLILDEPTQGLADSEIDNFIELVRDIAKSATVLLIEHNMPVVMELADRITVFNSGKILAEGTPEQIRANAQVQDAYLGATHG from the coding sequence ATGATGCCGCTGCTCACCACCAAGGGGCTGTCGCGCCATTTCGGCGGCCTGCGCGCCGTCGATGGCGTCGATTTCGCCCTGATGCCTGGCGAAATTCGCGCCATCATCGGCCCCAACGGCGCCGGCAAGACCACCTTCGTCAGCCTGCTCAGCGGCCGCATCCAGCCAAGCTCAGGCATGATCCTCTTCGATGGTGCCGATATCACCAGCATGGCGGCCTATCGCAGGGTTCGCCTCGGCGTCGCCTATACGTTCCAGATCACCAGCGTCCTCGCCAACCTCACGGCCTTTGACAATGTCGCGCTGCCGGTGCAGCGCACGCTGACCGACGGCCGCTCGAAGGGCGCGGTCAGGACCGGCGTCATGGCGGCGCTGGAGCGCACGGGGCTTGCTGACCGCGCCGGAACGCTTGCCGGGCACCTATCCTATGGACATCAGCGCTTGCTGGAAGTTGCGATGGGCCTGGCGCTGAAGCCGCGTCTGCTGATCCTGGACGAGCCGACGCAAGGCCTCGCCGACAGCGAGATCGACAATTTCATCGAGCTGGTGCGCGACATCGCCAAGAGCGCGACCGTGCTGCTCATCGAGCACAACATGCCGGTGGTCATGGAGCTTGCCGACCGGATCACGGTTTTCAATTCGGGAAAGATTCTCGCCGAGGGCACGCCGGAGCAGATCCGCGCCAACGCCCAAGTCCAGGATGCCTATCTCGGAGCGACCCATGGCTGA
- a CDS encoding branched-chain amino acid ABC transporter permease, with protein sequence MTETSPAKIYALHIGVIALLFVLNFILPDYHQGLFARIMTLAVFATGYNLLFGYVGLLSLGHAMFFSAGLYGAGLTVYHLGWGVPEAFIAGIACGALLALLIGLLALRTSGVAFMIVTMMFAQIFYLLILYFAAWTGGDQGLVIQQAARTLSFGGASLDLTNPNVRYMSALALFSLVLIASLAVVRSRFGRVLVAIRENEERTKMLGYDTVANKIAAVVLSGTICAASGAAYALLFGYIGSSFASVQYSILPLLWVLLGGAATALGPLVGTLFMYYVTDIASSFTSAYLLIVGIALILLVLFFPKGILGSIRQRWLGWLP encoded by the coding sequence ATGACGGAGACTTCGCCGGCAAAAATCTATGCGCTGCATATCGGCGTCATCGCGCTTCTGTTCGTGCTGAATTTCATTCTGCCGGACTACCATCAGGGTCTCTTTGCCCGCATCATGACGCTCGCAGTCTTCGCCACGGGCTATAATCTGCTCTTCGGCTATGTCGGCCTGCTCAGCCTCGGCCACGCCATGTTTTTTTCCGCCGGCCTCTACGGAGCGGGGTTGACCGTTTATCATCTCGGCTGGGGCGTACCGGAAGCCTTCATTGCCGGGATCGCCTGCGGCGCGCTGCTCGCCTTGCTCATCGGCCTGCTTGCGCTGCGCACATCGGGAGTGGCGTTCATGATCGTCACCATGATGTTCGCGCAGATCTTTTATCTGCTGATCCTGTATTTTGCCGCCTGGACCGGCGGCGACCAGGGCCTGGTCATCCAGCAGGCGGCGCGCACGCTGAGCTTCGGCGGCGCCTCGCTCGACCTCACCAACCCCAACGTGCGCTACATGAGCGCGCTGGCGCTGTTCTCGCTCGTGCTGATCGCTTCCCTTGCCGTCGTCCGCTCCCGCTTCGGCCGCGTGCTGGTCGCCATTCGCGAGAATGAGGAGCGCACCAAGATGCTCGGCTACGATACGGTCGCCAACAAGATCGCCGCCGTGGTCTTGTCCGGCACGATCTGCGCTGCCTCCGGCGCGGCCTATGCGCTGCTGTTCGGCTATATCGGCTCGAGTTTCGCCTCGGTGCAATATTCGATCCTGCCGCTGCTGTGGGTGCTGCTCGGCGGCGCCGCGACGGCGCTGGGGCCGCTCGTCGGCACGCTGTTCATGTATTACGTCACCGACATCGCCAGCAGCTTCACCTCAGCCTATCTTTTGATCGTCGGCATCGCGCTCATTCTGCTTGTGCTGTTCTTTCCGAAGGGCATTCTGGGCAGCATTCGCCAACGCTGGCTCGGGTGGTTGCCATGA
- a CDS encoding branched-chain amino acid ABC transporter permease: MHFGPHLLLAALEGLVTSAVLALTALGLSLVFGVMRVVNVAHGEFFMLGAVLAWAISTMIAGHPAIGFVAALVIAPLVVGLVALIAERLVLRRLNYNPEGTIVATIGMLYIIQQLALTFYGPEARPVEPPFSYRILLPWFGYSGYKLSVVAASALLLVLTWLVLTRTKIGLVMRATQYDRETAQAFGIPVERVYAGVFAIGAMLAATAAVLIVPISQAHYLMGQDPLLLSFIVVIIGGLGSLRGTVIAAILIGISDGIISVFFSPTLAKIIATLVVAMVLVFRPQGLFGTTPR, from the coding sequence ATGCATTTCGGACCCCATCTCCTCCTTGCCGCGCTCGAAGGCCTCGTCACGTCCGCCGTGCTGGCGCTGACGGCGCTTGGGCTGTCGCTGGTGTTCGGTGTCATGCGCGTCGTCAACGTCGCACATGGCGAGTTCTTCATGCTGGGCGCGGTGCTTGCCTGGGCGATCTCGACGATGATCGCGGGCCATCCGGCGATCGGCTTCGTGGCCGCGCTCGTGATCGCGCCCCTGGTGGTCGGGCTGGTCGCGCTGATCGCCGAACGGCTGGTGCTGCGCCGGCTGAATTATAATCCTGAAGGCACCATCGTCGCCACCATCGGCATGCTCTACATCATCCAGCAGCTGGCGCTGACCTTCTACGGGCCGGAGGCGCGCCCGGTCGAGCCGCCCTTCAGCTATCGCATCCTGCTGCCGTGGTTCGGCTATTCCGGCTACAAGCTGTCGGTGGTTGCCGCCTCCGCGCTGCTGCTCGTCCTGACCTGGCTGGTGCTGACCCGCACCAAAATCGGCTTGGTCATGCGCGCCACCCAGTATGATCGCGAGACGGCGCAGGCCTTCGGCATCCCGGTCGAGCGCGTCTATGCCGGCGTCTTCGCCATCGGCGCCATGCTTGCCGCGACCGCCGCGGTGCTGATCGTGCCGATCAGCCAGGCGCATTACCTGATGGGGCAGGACCCGCTGCTGCTGTCCTTCATCGTCGTCATCATCGGCGGCTTGGGCTCGTTGCGCGGCACCGTGATCGCCGCCATCCTGATCGGCATCTCCGACGGCATCATCTCGGTGTTCTTCTCGCCGACTTTGGCCAAGATCATCGCCACGCTGGTGGTTGCCATGGTGCTGGTGTTCAGGCCGCAAGGGTTGTTCGGGACGACGCCGCGATGA
- a CDS encoding ABC transporter substrate-binding protein, which yields MADKNGFFDLSKTRLSRRTALKGIAAGAGLALAPGFVRYSQAQSSAPIKIGFQSHRTGIGAAYGRWYEKTSAAAVKAINDAGGIGGRQVELVIEDDGTDPARGAEVVAKFATQHKTDIVFGTLFSHVVIGSAPAAGENKIPYFVVSEGHHVASTKLNRYVFQPGITDVKSQIQSMAPWIAANAGKKVTQIFPDFAFGYDHRDYLPPALKAQGGDVIAQIAIPPTESSFTKYFPQIPAETEVIYHVMVGPAVLTFVKELGEFYGSNRPQLFGFMDSLEATDINSPGLEFLDGSHFWEGSPRYAQPGDSAAQKTYRAAVGIDDNGAAVGDPKDVSTASHMFGCWETLYVVKKAMEDAGYKGPEDRAKLVEATEALTEFAEGPEHPQGPKTFNGKIHQCFGIQNISKVEGGKLKVVHKTKIEDGLYEPEGDYTTQPL from the coding sequence ATGGCTGACAAGAACGGATTCTTCGACCTCTCCAAGACAAGGCTTTCCCGCCGCACCGCGCTGAAGGGCATCGCCGCCGGCGCCGGCCTTGCGCTTGCGCCCGGCTTCGTCCGCTATAGCCAGGCGCAGAGCTCGGCGCCGATCAAGATCGGCTTCCAGTCGCACCGCACCGGCATCGGCGCCGCCTACGGCCGTTGGTACGAGAAGACGAGCGCCGCCGCGGTCAAGGCGATCAACGACGCCGGCGGCATAGGCGGCCGCCAGGTCGAGCTGGTGATCGAGGATGACGGCACCGATCCCGCCCGCGGCGCCGAGGTGGTTGCCAAGTTCGCCACCCAGCACAAGACCGACATCGTCTTCGGCACGCTGTTCTCGCATGTCGTGATCGGCTCGGCCCCCGCCGCCGGCGAGAACAAGATCCCCTATTTCGTGGTCAGCGAAGGCCATCATGTCGCCTCGACCAAGCTCAATCGCTACGTCTTCCAGCCCGGCATCACCGATGTGAAGAGCCAGATCCAGTCGATGGCGCCTTGGATCGCCGCCAATGCCGGCAAGAAGGTAACGCAGATATTCCCCGACTTCGCCTTCGGCTACGACCATCGCGACTACCTGCCGCCGGCGTTGAAGGCGCAAGGCGGCGACGTCATCGCGCAGATCGCCATCCCGCCGACGGAGTCGTCCTTCACCAAATACTTCCCGCAGATTCCGGCCGAGACCGAGGTGATCTACCACGTCATGGTCGGCCCGGCCGTGCTCACCTTCGTCAAGGAGCTCGGCGAGTTCTACGGATCGAACCGTCCGCAGCTGTTCGGCTTCATGGACTCGCTCGAGGCGACCGACATCAACAGCCCCGGTCTCGAGTTCCTCGACGGCAGCCATTTCTGGGAGGGCTCGCCGCGCTATGCGCAGCCCGGTGACTCCGCCGCACAGAAGACCTACCGCGCCGCCGTCGGCATCGACGACAACGGCGCCGCCGTCGGTGATCCCAAGGACGTCTCCACCGCTTCGCACATGTTCGGCTGCTGGGAGACGCTCTACGTCGTCAAGAAGGCGATGGAGGACGCCGGCTACAAAGGGCCGGAAGACCGCGCCAAGCTGGTCGAGGCCACCGAAGCGCTGACCGAATTCGCCGAGGGACCGGAGCATCCGCAGGGTCCGAAAACCTTCAACGGCAAGATCCACCAATGCTTCGGCATCCAGAACATCTCCAAGGTCGAGGGCGGCAAGCTCAAGGTGGTGCACAAGACCAAGATCGAGGACGGCCTCTACGAGCCGGAAGGGGATTACACGACGCAGCCGCTGTGA
- the pncB gene encoding nicotinate phosphoribosyltransferase, which produces MAKTDIARRVYNHTWKLDPIVRSLLDTDFYKLLMLQMIWGMYPKVEATFSLINRTTSVRLADEIDEGELREQLDHARTLRFSKKEMIWLGGNTFYGRKQIFEPEFLAWLENFRLPEYELSKRDGQFELSFAGPWMYTTLWEIPALAIINELRSRAAMRSFGQFALDVLYARAKAKMWDKTERLKALPGIRISDFGTRRRHSFLWQRWCVEALKEGIGEAFTGTSNVLLAMDNDLEALGTNAHELPMVFAALANSEKELKESPYKVLQDWQRYYGGNLLIVLPDTFGTSAFLRDAPDWIADWTGFRPDSAPPIEGGEKILSWWREKGRDPKQKLLIFSDGLEVETIEETYRHFKGKVRMSFGWGTNLTNDFEGCAPTETNSLDAISLVCKVSEANGRPAVKLSDNPAKATGDEKEIKRYLQIFGEKDRVRQLVKV; this is translated from the coding sequence ATGGCAAAGACCGATATAGCGCGGCGCGTCTACAACCACACTTGGAAGCTCGATCCGATCGTCCGCAGCCTGCTGGACACCGACTTCTACAAGCTTCTGATGCTGCAGATGATCTGGGGCATGTACCCCAAGGTCGAAGCCACCTTTTCGCTGATCAACCGCACCACCTCGGTGCGGCTTGCCGACGAGATCGACGAGGGCGAATTGCGCGAGCAGCTCGACCATGCCCGCACCCTGCGCTTTTCCAAGAAGGAGATGATCTGGCTGGGCGGCAACACCTTTTACGGCCGCAAGCAGATATTCGAGCCGGAATTCCTGGCCTGGCTGGAGAACTTCCGGCTGCCGGAATACGAGCTTTCGAAGCGCGACGGCCAGTTCGAGCTCTCCTTCGCCGGCCCCTGGATGTACACGACGCTCTGGGAAATCCCGGCGCTCGCCATCATCAACGAGTTGCGCTCGCGCGCCGCCATGCGCTCCTTCGGCCAGTTCGCGCTCGACGTTCTCTATGCGCGCGCCAAGGCCAAGATGTGGGACAAGACCGAGCGACTGAAAGCCTTGCCGGGCATCCGCATCTCCGACTTCGGCACGCGCCGCCGCCACTCCTTCCTGTGGCAGCGCTGGTGTGTCGAGGCGCTGAAGGAAGGCATCGGCGAAGCATTCACCGGCACCTCCAACGTGCTTTTGGCCATGGACAACGACCTGGAGGCGCTCGGCACCAATGCGCATGAATTGCCGATGGTGTTTGCCGCTCTCGCCAATTCCGAGAAGGAACTGAAAGAATCGCCCTACAAGGTGCTGCAGGATTGGCAGCGCTACTATGGCGGCAATCTATTGATCGTGCTGCCCGACACGTTCGGCACATCTGCGTTCCTGCGCGATGCCCCGGATTGGATCGCCGACTGGACCGGCTTCCGCCCCGACAGCGCGCCGCCGATCGAAGGCGGCGAGAAGATCCTCTCCTGGTGGCGCGAGAAGGGCAGGGACCCGAAACAGAAGCTGCTGATCTTCTCCGACGGTCTCGAGGTCGAGACCATCGAGGAGACCTATCGCCACTTCAAGGGCAAGGTGCGCATGTCCTTCGGCTGGGGCACCAACCTCACCAACGATTTCGAAGGCTGCGCGCCGACCGAGACCAACAGCCTCGACGCCATCTCGCTGGTCTGCAAGGTCAGCGAAGCCAACGGCCGGCCGGCGGTCAAGCTCTCGGACAATCCGGCCAAGGCGACGGGCGACGAGAAGGAGATCAAACGGTATCTCCAGATCTTTGGCGAGAAGGATCGGGTGAGGCAGCTGGTCAAGGTGTGA